TCCGCGACGCCACGGACCCGCGCCTGAAAGGAAGATAACCGGTGCCCGAGACGCTGCTCGATGTGCGGGGGCTGCGGCTCTCCTTCGGGACGGAGGAGGGAACGGTGCGGGCTCTCTTCGGCGTCTCTTTCTCCGTCGCTCCCGCGGAGACGGTGGGGCTTGTCGGCGAGTCGGGGTGCGGCAAAACGGTGACGGCCCTGGCGATCCTTCGCCTCCTTCCGTCGCCTCCCGCCGTCGTGGAAGGGGGCGAGATCCGGTTCCGCGGCGAAGACCTCCTCGCCCTCCCGGAGAAGCGGATGTGCGGGGTCCGGGGGAAATCGATCTCGATGATCTTCCAGGAGCCGATGTCGTCCCTGAACCCCGTGCTGACGGTGGGGGAGCAGGTCGCCGAGGTGTTCACGGCGCACAAGGTGTGCGGCGGGCGGGAGGCCGCGGAGCGGGCGGTCGAGTGGCTCCGGAAGGTCGGCATGCCCGATCCCGGGCGGCGGGCGAGGGAGTACCCCCACCAGCTGAGCGGAGGGATGCGGCAGAGGGCGATGATCGCGATGGCGCTGGCTCTCGAGCCGGCGCTCCTCATCGCCGACGAGCCGACCACGGCGCTCGACGTGACGATCCAGGCGCAGATCCTCTCGCTCCTGCGGGAGCTGCGGGAGCGGGAGAGGATGGCGGTTCTCCTCATCACCCACGATCTCGGCGTGGTGCACGACTTCGCGGACCGGACCGCGATCATGTATCTCGGCCGCATCGTGGAGATCGCGCCGACGCGGGATCTCTTCGCCGACCCCGTGCATCCGTACACGCAGGGGCTGCTGGCGTCGCTCCCGGGGAAGCGGACGGGGGAAACACGGCTGGCGTCGATCCCCGGGACGGTTCCCGACCTGTCCGCCGTCCCGCCGGGGTGCCCGT
This bacterium DNA region includes the following protein-coding sequences:
- a CDS encoding ABC transporter ATP-binding protein — protein: MLDVRGLRLSFGTEEGTVRALFGVSFSVAPAETVGLVGESGCGKTVTALAILRLLPSPPAVVEGGEIRFRGEDLLALPEKRMCGVRGKSISMIFQEPMSSLNPVLTVGEQVAEVFTAHKVCGGREAAERAVEWLRKVGMPDPGRRAREYPHQLSGGMRQRAMIAMALALEPALLIADEPTTALDVTIQAQILSLLRELRERERMAVLLITHDLGVVHDFADRTAIMYLGRIVEIAPTRDLFADPVHPYTQGLLASLPGKRTGETRLASIPGTVPDLSAVPPGCPFADRCPFRQDALSRFRSGEIPDDPLAVCDLVDPPPYEYAPGHFAACHHQRAVRGGGA